Proteins from a genomic interval of Nocardioides jishulii:
- a CDS encoding ParA family protein has protein sequence MSSNDSAGSGSAVSRGTKFRTAADIAATGSTPYDDSTPLAKAAEHVVLARHGHLVRNAPKRPDKTRVMVVANQKGGVGKTTTTVNLAAALSQLGFRVLVIDLDPQGNASTALNVDHRRGTPSTYDLLVDGAALADVITDCPELPNLKVVPATIDLAGAEIELVSVVARENRLHKAIQAHPWVGTSTEVGDERFDFVFVDCPPSLGLLTLNALVAGEEMVIPIQAEYYALEGLGQLLETVEMVRSHLNQRLNVSTILLTMYDARTRLAANVASEVREHFGDTVLKTMVPRSVRVSEAPSYSQTVMTYDPASPGALSYLEAAREIATKGAPKT, from the coding sequence TTGTCGAGCAACGATTCCGCAGGTTCCGGCAGCGCTGTTTCACGTGGAACCAAGTTCCGTACCGCGGCAGACATTGCGGCGACCGGGAGCACCCCGTACGACGACAGCACGCCACTGGCCAAGGCGGCCGAGCACGTCGTCCTGGCGCGGCACGGACACCTCGTACGCAACGCTCCCAAGCGTCCGGACAAGACGCGCGTGATGGTGGTGGCGAACCAGAAGGGCGGGGTGGGAAAGACCACCACCACCGTCAATCTGGCGGCGGCCCTGTCGCAGCTGGGTTTTCGTGTCCTGGTCATCGACCTCGACCCTCAGGGCAACGCGTCCACGGCGTTGAACGTGGACCACCGACGAGGCACGCCCTCCACGTACGACCTGCTTGTGGATGGCGCCGCCTTGGCGGACGTGATCACTGACTGCCCCGAGCTCCCCAACCTCAAGGTTGTGCCCGCCACCATCGACCTCGCCGGTGCAGAGATCGAGCTGGTGTCGGTCGTGGCTCGCGAGAACCGCCTCCACAAGGCCATCCAGGCCCATCCGTGGGTGGGAACGTCCACCGAGGTGGGTGACGAGCGGTTCGACTTCGTCTTCGTCGACTGCCCGCCGTCCCTGGGACTCCTGACGCTCAACGCCCTGGTGGCCGGCGAGGAGATGGTGATCCCGATCCAGGCCGAGTACTACGCGCTCGAGGGTCTCGGACAGCTGCTGGAGACCGTCGAGATGGTGCGGTCGCACCTCAACCAACGTCTGAACGTCTCCACCATTCTGCTGACGATGTACGACGCCCGCACTCGACTCGCTGCGAACGTGGCGAGCGAGGTACGAGAGCACTTCGGCGACACCGTCCTCAAGACGATGGTTCCCCGTTCCGTGCGGGTCTCGGAAGCGCCCTCGTACAGCCAGACCGTGATGACGTACGACCCGGCCTCGCCGGGTGCGCTCTCCTACCTGGAGGCGGCGCGTGAGATCGCGACGAAGGGAGCCCCGAAGACATGA
- the rsmG gene encoding 16S rRNA (guanine(527)-N(7))-methyltransferase RsmG: protein MDTPPLPAPPESVRGVCASERLPLLEEYAALLATDGVVRGLIGPREVPRLWDRHIANSAILSTVVPEGITLCDVGSGAGLPGMVVAIVRPDLRVTLVEPLLRRTTFLEEVVESLGLDNVEVVRGRADALHGSRTFDMVTSRAVAPLDRLLEWSMPLVAPEGELLALKGSSVVEEIENARETLEKFTCDEPVVIELGDGVLDSPTYAVRVSWADPSALPLHLIRGKSASSTGSKGKGKRRR from the coding sequence ATGGACACACCCCCCTTGCCCGCCCCTCCGGAGTCGGTACGGGGGGTGTGTGCGTCTGAGCGCCTCCCCCTGCTCGAGGAGTACGCCGCCCTGCTGGCCACGGACGGGGTCGTCCGGGGTCTGATCGGTCCACGCGAAGTACCGCGACTCTGGGACCGCCACATCGCCAACTCGGCCATCCTCAGCACGGTGGTCCCCGAAGGGATCACGCTCTGCGACGTCGGGAGTGGTGCCGGGCTTCCGGGCATGGTGGTGGCCATCGTGCGTCCCGACCTGCGGGTGACCCTCGTGGAGCCGTTGCTCCGGCGGACCACCTTTCTGGAGGAAGTCGTGGAGTCCCTCGGCCTCGACAACGTGGAGGTCGTACGCGGCCGTGCAGACGCCCTTCACGGAAGCCGCACCTTCGACATGGTGACGTCGCGGGCGGTGGCGCCCCTGGACCGATTGCTGGAGTGGTCCATGCCCCTTGTGGCACCCGAGGGGGAGCTGCTCGCTCTCAAGGGTTCCTCCGTCGTCGAGGAGATCGAGAACGCCCGAGAGACCTTGGAGAAGTTCACGTGTGACGAGCCCGTCGTGATTGAACTGGGGGACGGTGTTCTCGACTCCCCCACATACGCAGTGAGGGTTTCGTGGGCAGATCCATCCGCGCTACCGTTGCACCTGATTCGTGGGAAGTCTGCTTCGTCCACCGGATCGAAGGGCAAGGGCAAGCGACGTCGTTGA
- a CDS encoding protein jag, giving the protein METPRLSKLERLEAEGDIAADYLEELLDIADLDGDLDMDVDGDRASVSIVGADLSMLVGRDGEVLEALQELTRLAVYRETGERSRLMLDISGYRATKREELIELAAGLIAQVRETGQKVSLDPMTSFERKVVHDEVTAAGLVSESEGVEPRRRVVILPA; this is encoded by the coding sequence GTGGAGACCCCGCGACTCAGCAAGCTGGAGCGCTTGGAGGCGGAGGGCGACATCGCCGCCGACTACCTGGAGGAGCTCCTCGACATCGCCGACCTCGACGGCGACCTCGACATGGACGTCGACGGAGACCGGGCCTCGGTCTCGATCGTGGGCGCCGACCTCTCGATGCTCGTGGGCCGGGACGGCGAGGTGCTGGAGGCTCTTCAGGAGCTCACCCGCCTGGCTGTCTACCGCGAGACCGGTGAGCGGTCGCGCCTCATGCTGGACATCTCCGGCTACCGGGCCACCAAGCGCGAGGAGCTCATCGAGCTCGCCGCTGGCCTGATCGCCCAGGTGCGCGAGACGGGTCAGAAGGTCTCCCTCGACCCGATGACCTCGTTCGAGCGCAAGGTCGTCCACGACGAGGTGACCGCCGCTGGTCTGGTCTCCGAGTCGGAGGGCGTCGAGCCCCGCCGCCGGGTGGTCATCCTCCCCGCCTAG
- the yidC gene encoding membrane protein insertase YidC → MTPLYYIVSVVLVGFHSLFSLVLPKDGGAAWVLSIIGLTLVIRAALIPLFVKQIKSSRNMQLLQPKVRELQKKYGHDRERLAQETMNLYKDAGTNPFASCLPILVQMPIFLALFRMLDQASRNGEGRGVLSDELASQFGRAEIFGVVPISETFWENATGGGSIAVIIVAIVLVLAMTGTTFMTQRQLMAKNMPAEALSGPYAQQQKMLLYVLPLVFGISGVAFPIGVLIYWTVSNLWTMGQQFYVIRNNPAPGTPAEKAKQERDAAKEARRRARRGEPEPVATEVVEVQPESSTKPSARQQPKRKTRSQRKKS, encoded by the coding sequence TACTACATCGTCTCCGTGGTGCTGGTCGGCTTCCACTCGCTGTTCAGCCTGGTGCTGCCGAAGGATGGCGGTGCTGCATGGGTGCTCTCCATCATCGGTCTGACGCTGGTGATCCGAGCCGCGCTGATCCCGCTCTTCGTGAAGCAGATCAAGTCCAGCCGCAACATGCAGCTGCTGCAGCCCAAGGTCCGTGAGCTGCAGAAGAAGTACGGTCACGACCGGGAACGTCTCGCCCAGGAGACGATGAACCTCTACAAGGACGCCGGGACCAACCCGTTCGCGTCCTGCCTGCCCATCTTGGTGCAGATGCCGATCTTCCTGGCGCTCTTCCGGATGCTTGACCAGGCCTCCCGCAACGGTGAGGGCCGGGGCGTCCTGAGCGACGAGCTGGCGAGCCAGTTCGGCAGGGCCGAGATCTTCGGCGTGGTGCCGATCTCGGAGACCTTCTGGGAGAACGCCACCGGTGGCGGCAGCATCGCGGTCATCATCGTCGCGATCGTCCTGGTGCTGGCGATGACCGGCACCACGTTCATGACCCAGCGTCAGCTGATGGCCAAGAACATGCCTGCCGAGGCGCTCAGTGGCCCGTACGCGCAGCAGCAGAAGATGCTGCTCTACGTCCTCCCTCTCGTCTTCGGCATCTCCGGTGTGGCCTTCCCCATCGGCGTCCTCATCTACTGGACCGTCTCGAACCTCTGGACCATGGGTCAGCAGTTCTACGTGATCCGCAACAACCCGGCCCCGGGCACGCCCGCCGAGAAGGCGAAGCAGGAGCGCGACGCGGCCAAGGAGGCTCGTCGTCGCGCCCGCCGCGGTGAGCCCGAGCCCGTCGCGACCGAGGTCGTGGAGGTCCAGCCGGAGTCCAGCACGAAGCCCTCAGCTCGCCAGCAGCCGAAGCGCAAGACGCGCTCGCAGCGGAAGAAGAGCTGA